One stretch of Jiangella gansuensis DSM 44835 DNA includes these proteins:
- a CDS encoding FadR/GntR family transcriptional regulator, translating into MADAATNSENGEGRAEPLTDRAVRHLEDLIFAGQVQPGSALPSEAELASELGISRLTVREAVRNLSARGLLEVRQGRRPTVAFPNAAPVSGFFTAALRRDPRALLDLLEVRMAIEVHAAQLAATQASRTDLTALELSLESMYRAEGEEALNLADVRFHAAVAAASGNQMLSFLVEGMEEPLHSSRLESLRGYLVRGKAIDALLAEHRAVFDAISSRDPDAAAAAMRSHLVHTRHDLRTAISRPIDLTTPNSTSTGREPS; encoded by the coding sequence GTGGCTGACGCAGCGACGAACAGTGAGAACGGCGAGGGCCGAGCCGAGCCGTTGACCGACCGAGCGGTCCGGCACCTCGAGGACCTGATCTTCGCCGGGCAGGTCCAGCCGGGTTCCGCGCTGCCCTCGGAGGCCGAGCTCGCGTCCGAGCTGGGCATCAGCCGGCTGACTGTCCGCGAGGCGGTGCGCAACCTCAGCGCCCGGGGCCTGCTGGAGGTCCGCCAGGGCCGGCGTCCGACGGTGGCCTTCCCCAACGCCGCGCCCGTCAGCGGGTTCTTCACTGCCGCGCTGCGCCGCGACCCGCGGGCCCTGCTCGACCTGCTCGAGGTACGGATGGCCATCGAGGTGCACGCGGCGCAGCTGGCCGCCACCCAGGCCAGCCGTACCGATCTGACCGCCCTCGAGCTGAGCCTGGAGTCGATGTACCGGGCCGAGGGCGAGGAGGCGCTGAACCTCGCCGACGTCCGCTTCCACGCGGCGGTCGCGGCGGCCAGCGGCAACCAGATGCTGAGCTTCCTCGTCGAGGGCATGGAGGAGCCGCTGCACAGCAGCCGGCTGGAGAGCCTGCGTGGCTACCTCGTGCGTGGCAAGGCCATCGACGCCCTGCTGGCCGAGCATCGCGCCGTCTTCGACGCCATCAGCTCGCGCGATCCGGATGCGGCCGCCGCAGCCATGCGCTCGCACCTCGTGCACACCCGGCACGACCTGCGTACGGCGATCTCCCGGCCGATCGACCTCACGACGCCGAACTCCACCTCCACCGGCAGGGAGCCCTCGTGA
- a CDS encoding helix-turn-helix domain-containing protein, with amino-acid sequence MVRVPLTMSERERGEQLGRALREARGERSIVDVAAQAGISPETLRKIERGRIPTPAFFTVVAVADVLGLSLDGLLSGLAGQVTDAGGIEAREMATLGR; translated from the coding sequence ATGGTGCGAGTCCCGTTGACCATGTCCGAACGCGAACGCGGCGAGCAGCTGGGCCGGGCGCTGCGCGAGGCGCGCGGCGAACGCAGCATCGTCGACGTCGCCGCTCAGGCCGGCATCTCCCCGGAGACGCTGCGCAAGATCGAACGCGGCCGCATTCCCACGCCCGCGTTCTTCACCGTGGTCGCCGTCGCGGACGTGCTCGGCCTCTCCCTCGACGGCCTGCTGTCCGGGCTGGCCGGCCAGGTGACGGACGCCGGCGGCATCGAGGCGCGGGAAATGGCTACCCTTGGCCGGTGA
- a CDS encoding IclR family transcriptional regulator domain-containing protein, with product MTGPGREVPAVARALDLLGLFLDGQGPRSVPEMTAALGLPRSTAYELVQTLVARNCLRPTDSTGRRFDLGLRLFELGSAYADGVDLTEQGQQVAHDVVRQCDETVHIAVLDGTEVIYLVKVDSPHTVRMVSAVGKRLPAHCTAVGKAMLAGLSDSDVAARYADPFEWVQMTPHTITGLDSLLAELAKIRQRGLAYDDCESNLDVRCVAAAVRDATGAVVAGLSISVPVHRSEPLETALGQYAAVAAEDLSRRLGHRAAVGRH from the coding sequence ATGACTGGACCAGGACGTGAGGTGCCCGCAGTCGCGCGGGCGCTGGATCTGCTGGGTCTCTTCCTCGACGGGCAGGGACCGCGATCGGTCCCGGAGATGACGGCGGCGCTGGGGCTGCCGCGTAGTACGGCCTACGAGCTCGTGCAGACTCTCGTGGCTCGCAACTGCCTTCGCCCGACGGACTCGACCGGGCGCCGATTCGACCTCGGGTTGCGTCTGTTCGAGCTCGGAAGTGCCTACGCCGATGGGGTCGACCTGACCGAGCAGGGCCAGCAGGTGGCGCACGACGTCGTGCGGCAATGCGATGAGACCGTCCACATCGCCGTCCTCGACGGCACCGAGGTGATCTATCTCGTCAAGGTCGACAGCCCGCACACGGTGCGCATGGTGTCGGCCGTGGGCAAGCGTCTTCCAGCCCATTGCACCGCGGTGGGCAAGGCGATGCTCGCCGGCTTGAGCGACAGCGACGTGGCGGCGCGCTACGCCGACCCGTTCGAGTGGGTTCAGATGACCCCGCACACCATCACCGGGCTCGACTCCCTGCTGGCCGAACTGGCCAAGATCCGCCAGCGCGGCCTCGCCTACGACGACTGCGAGTCCAATCTCGATGTGCGCTGCGTCGCCGCCGCGGTCCGGGATGCCACCGGAGCGGTCGTGGCCGGATTGAGCATTTCCGTCCCGGTGCACCGGTCCGAGCCGCTGGAGACCGCGCTGGGGCAGTACGCCGCCGTCGCGGCCGAGGACCTGTCGAGGCGGCTCGGACACCGGGCAGCTGTCGGGCGCCACTGA
- a CDS encoding class I SAM-dependent methyltransferase produces the protein MTICADLRTVDFAPSTFDAVVSLYTFDHVPRAEHRELLGRAHRWLRPGGWFLLSIEDADEPGQTVEWLGVDMHFSMFDAATTRRLVTDAGFLIERTAVETQLERATEIPYTWVLARKPER, from the coding sequence ATGACCATTTGCGCGGACCTACGCACCGTGGACTTCGCCCCTAGCACGTTCGACGCCGTCGTCTCGCTCTACACCTTCGACCACGTGCCACGCGCTGAGCACCGAGAACTACTCGGCCGCGCACACCGGTGGCTACGCCCGGGCGGCTGGTTCCTGCTCAGCATCGAGGACGCCGACGAACCAGGGCAGACCGTCGAGTGGCTTGGTGTTGACATGCACTTCAGCATGTTCGACGCGGCCACCACCCGGCGGTTGGTCACGGACGCTGGCTTCCTGATCGAGCGAACCGCCGTCGAGACGCAGCTCGAGCGAGCGACGGAGATTCCCTACACCTGGGTGCTCGCTCGCAAGCCTGAACGTTGA
- a CDS encoding family 43 glycosylhydrolase: MLAEHDTAGPRRRWHTQAAAILAAAAIPAALLTQTATAAEPPKATAEASPADQAGDLIDESRGQIPLTGSTSLHDPTLWKDDDTYYVSATGGLVRSAPSLEGPWTNLGSVPAAGWAPHVQRIEDTYYYYYSSSSFGTNNSSIRLKTTKTPEDPSSYVERGTVIRSGSQDPDHATFNAIDGAIWPDENGDWWIVWGSHFDGIMIQQLGEDMASVVGERHLVAHRESELFPILEPGCPYPLASCPNFNRIEGPSIFEKDGYFYLMAAWDWCCRANGNDNTYKIVVGRSENIYGPYLDKNGVDLAEGGGSIILNSRTAASGVSPSGLYRAPGGPDIFVEDDVYHLVYHAYRPQNTLGIWPMSWHDGWPYLNETDGGPYDLEDGAHYRLVNQDGIISDPDSLQNPVASDRCLTADDGAVIQARCDDSSPQQIWEMHAAPDGTWRLRGMGAGGEFCLAMADDSGAIGTEVVTAPCDESTDLQRWNLDDTGHGFHRAVSEGTNLAVEVENHCDPAASYNCDGVIGTDVVGGIRRDGDHTAGNLTQAAKWPPQQWRFSRVDELPCFDVVTGRHAGPVTITHGVTCLDGATVHGPVTVTAGAGLRSVDSRVSGPVRATGALEIEFCGSRITGPVTIAGGARAALGSPQDGCDGNMVTGPVSVAGVRGVTVIADNRILGPLACSDNEPAPVDQGFVNVVRGPTSGQCDDL; this comes from the coding sequence ATGCTGGCAGAACACGATACTGCGGGACCGCGCCGGCGGTGGCACACCCAGGCCGCGGCGATCCTGGCGGCGGCCGCGATCCCGGCGGCGCTGCTCACCCAGACCGCGACAGCCGCGGAACCGCCGAAGGCGACGGCCGAGGCGTCACCGGCGGACCAGGCCGGCGATCTGATCGATGAGTCACGGGGCCAGATCCCGTTGACCGGGTCCACCTCGCTGCACGACCCGACCTTGTGGAAGGACGACGACACCTACTACGTGTCGGCAACCGGAGGCCTGGTGCGCAGCGCCCCGAGCCTCGAGGGGCCCTGGACCAACCTCGGCAGCGTGCCTGCGGCGGGCTGGGCACCTCACGTCCAGCGCATCGAAGACACCTATTACTACTACTACTCGAGTTCGTCGTTCGGCACGAACAACTCGTCGATCAGGCTCAAGACCACGAAGACGCCCGAAGACCCGTCGAGTTATGTCGAACGCGGCACGGTGATCAGATCTGGTTCACAGGACCCCGACCACGCGACCTTCAATGCGATCGACGGTGCGATCTGGCCTGATGAGAACGGTGACTGGTGGATCGTATGGGGCTCACACTTCGACGGCATCATGATCCAGCAACTGGGCGAGGACATGGCATCGGTCGTGGGTGAGCGCCACCTGGTCGCTCATCGGGAGAGCGAGCTGTTCCCCATTCTCGAGCCGGGGTGCCCGTATCCTCTGGCGAGCTGCCCGAACTTCAACCGCATCGAGGGGCCGTCCATCTTCGAAAAGGACGGCTACTTCTACCTGATGGCCGCGTGGGACTGGTGCTGCCGTGCGAACGGAAACGACAACACATACAAGATCGTCGTCGGACGGTCCGAGAACATCTACGGACCGTACCTCGACAAGAACGGTGTGGACCTCGCCGAAGGCGGCGGCAGCATCATCCTCAACAGCAGGACGGCTGCGTCCGGTGTGAGCCCGTCGGGGTTGTACCGGGCGCCCGGAGGACCGGACATCTTCGTGGAGGACGACGTGTACCACCTCGTCTACCACGCTTACCGGCCGCAGAACACGCTGGGTATCTGGCCGATGAGCTGGCACGACGGCTGGCCCTACCTGAACGAGACGGACGGCGGTCCGTACGACCTGGAAGACGGCGCCCACTACCGGCTGGTCAACCAGGACGGAATCATCAGCGACCCGGACAGCTTGCAGAATCCAGTGGCCAGTGATCGGTGCCTCACGGCTGACGACGGCGCGGTGATCCAGGCGCGGTGCGACGACTCCTCGCCGCAACAGATCTGGGAGATGCACGCTGCCCCTGACGGCACGTGGCGCTTGCGGGGAATGGGCGCCGGCGGCGAGTTCTGCCTCGCCATGGCGGACGACTCGGGCGCAATCGGCACGGAGGTGGTGACTGCACCGTGCGACGAGTCGACAGATCTGCAGAGGTGGAACCTCGACGACACGGGCCACGGCTTCCACAGAGCCGTGTCCGAGGGAACCAACCTCGCCGTCGAGGTCGAGAACCACTGCGACCCGGCCGCGTCGTACAACTGCGACGGCGTGATCGGCACCGATGTCGTCGGCGGCATCCGGCGCGACGGCGACCACACCGCGGGCAACCTCACCCAGGCGGCGAAGTGGCCGCCGCAGCAATGGCGGTTCTCCCGGGTCGACGAGCTCCCGTGCTTCGATGTCGTGACCGGACGCCATGCCGGCCCGGTCACCATCACCCACGGCGTGACCTGCCTCGACGGCGCGACGGTCCACGGACCGGTTACCGTCACGGCGGGCGCGGGACTACGCTCCGTGGACTCCCGCGTGTCCGGACCGGTCCGCGCCACCGGTGCGCTCGAGATCGAGTTCTGCGGTTCACGGATCACCGGGCCGGTCACTATCGCGGGCGGAGCCCGCGCAGCGCTCGGGAGTCCCCAGGACGGCTGCGACGGCAACATGGTCACCGGCCCGGTCAGCGTCGCCGGGGTCCGTGGTGTCACCGTCATCGCCGACAATCGGATACTCGGCCCACTGGCGTGTTCGGACAACGAGCCGGCGCCTGTCGACCAAGGCTTCGTCAACGTCGTCCGGGGCCCGACGAGCGGACAGTGTGACGACCTGTGA
- a CDS encoding FitA-like ribbon-helix-helix domain-containing protein, with the protein MATLYVRDLSDEAVDELKVRAARNRQSLQAYARELLEREARTPTLADVVERIEQRATARLSTDEVQADLDAGRRRD; encoded by the coding sequence ATGGCAACGCTCTACGTGCGCGACCTCTCCGACGAGGCGGTTGACGAACTGAAGGTGCGGGCTGCGCGCAACCGGCAGTCGCTGCAGGCGTACGCCCGTGAGCTCCTGGAACGCGAAGCCCGCACGCCGACGCTGGCCGATGTCGTCGAACGCATCGAACAGCGCGCCACCGCGCGACTGTCCACCGACGAGGTGCAGGCCGACCTAGATGCGGGCCGGCGCCGCGATTGA
- a CDS encoding mandelate racemase/muconate lactonizing enzyme family protein → MKITDVRTTVVGTPWRELTFVEVLTDDGRVGLGEARMLNKTDTLLACIAELSQRHLIGSDPFDVERLAWKVSWEEYGRVGEVTATTLAMLDIACHDLMGQALGVPVHRLLGGTMRERIPAYANGWYQGGRDPEQIAALAAGVIARGYRGLKIDPFGAATAELSAAELRRAIDIVGAVRDTVGPDVSIMVEMHGRFTGATAARVARELTPLSPEWLEEPVPPHDVDGLRLVRAATDTPIATGERVHTVPEFRELISRGLVDVIQADLTHIGGFTGLRKLAGWAEAYNLLLAPHNVCGPVGTAANVHFATSAPGLKVLEHFNDFADPWVAGLVTAAPVVDAADGAFAVPTAPGLGLRLDHDACTERPRTHVHFNLVREGWERRDSLAGARS, encoded by the coding sequence GTGAAGATCACTGATGTCCGCACCACCGTCGTCGGCACACCGTGGCGTGAGTTGACGTTCGTCGAGGTCCTGACGGACGACGGTCGCGTCGGCCTCGGCGAGGCGCGGATGCTCAACAAGACCGACACGCTGCTGGCCTGCATCGCCGAGCTGTCCCAGCGCCACCTCATCGGCTCCGACCCGTTCGACGTCGAGCGGCTGGCGTGGAAGGTGTCGTGGGAGGAGTACGGGCGGGTCGGCGAGGTCACCGCCACCACGCTGGCCATGCTGGACATTGCCTGCCACGACCTGATGGGCCAGGCGCTGGGGGTGCCGGTCCACCGGCTGCTGGGCGGCACCATGCGCGAGCGGATCCCGGCGTACGCGAACGGCTGGTACCAGGGCGGCCGAGACCCCGAGCAGATCGCCGCACTGGCCGCCGGAGTGATCGCACGCGGTTACCGCGGGTTGAAGATCGACCCGTTCGGTGCCGCGACGGCCGAGCTGTCTGCCGCCGAGCTGCGCCGCGCGATCGACATCGTCGGCGCCGTACGCGACACCGTCGGCCCGGATGTCTCGATCATGGTCGAGATGCACGGCCGCTTCACCGGTGCGACGGCGGCCCGGGTCGCCCGCGAGCTGACGCCGTTGAGCCCGGAGTGGCTGGAGGAGCCGGTCCCTCCGCACGACGTCGACGGATTGCGGCTGGTGCGCGCGGCCACCGACACGCCGATCGCCACCGGCGAGCGTGTGCACACCGTGCCGGAGTTCCGCGAGCTCATCTCCCGCGGGCTGGTCGACGTCATCCAGGCCGACCTCACCCACATCGGCGGTTTCACCGGGCTGCGCAAGCTGGCCGGCTGGGCCGAGGCCTACAACCTGCTGCTCGCGCCGCACAACGTGTGTGGGCCGGTCGGCACCGCCGCGAACGTCCACTTCGCCACCAGTGCGCCCGGGCTGAAGGTGCTGGAACACTTCAACGACTTCGCCGACCCGTGGGTGGCCGGCCTGGTGACCGCCGCCCCGGTGGTCGACGCCGCCGACGGCGCGTTCGCCGTCCCGACGGCGCCCGGCCTCGGACTGCGGCTCGACCACGACGCGTGCACCGAGCGCCCGCGCACCCACGTGCACTTCAACCTGGTCCGTGAAGGCTGGGAGCGGCGCGACTCCCTCGCCGGAGCGCGGTCGTGA
- the map gene encoding type I methionyl aminopeptidase: protein MIELKTPAEIEVMREAGRVVAAVHAEARAHAAVGVTLQELDEVARKVIDGAGAGSSFLGYHPRFGATPYPGVICTSVNDVMLHGLPTPYRLRDGDVVSIDCGAFVDGWHADAAVSFVVGEPRPEDLRMIEVAEQTLAAGIAAAQPGGRMGDIGAAMSAVGRGAGYGMQNDFGGHGIGRAMHEEPFVPNEGRAGRGLTLLPGLVIAIEPSLMAGGGDKYYMADDGWSLCTKDGSRSVHVEHTVAITEDGPRILTLP, encoded by the coding sequence ATGATCGAACTGAAGACGCCTGCCGAGATCGAGGTCATGCGTGAGGCCGGCCGGGTGGTCGCCGCCGTCCACGCCGAAGCGCGTGCCCACGCCGCCGTCGGGGTCACCCTGCAGGAATTGGACGAGGTGGCGCGCAAGGTCATCGACGGTGCCGGCGCCGGCTCGTCGTTCCTCGGCTACCACCCGCGCTTCGGCGCCACCCCGTACCCCGGCGTCATCTGCACGTCGGTCAACGACGTCATGCTGCACGGTCTGCCCACGCCCTACCGGCTGCGCGACGGCGACGTCGTCAGCATCGACTGTGGCGCCTTCGTCGACGGCTGGCACGCCGACGCCGCCGTCAGCTTCGTCGTCGGCGAACCGCGGCCGGAAGACCTGCGCATGATCGAGGTGGCCGAGCAGACGCTGGCGGCAGGCATCGCGGCCGCCCAACCGGGCGGGCGCATGGGCGACATCGGCGCCGCCATGTCCGCCGTCGGCCGGGGCGCCGGGTACGGCATGCAGAACGACTTCGGCGGCCACGGCATCGGCCGGGCCATGCACGAGGAGCCGTTCGTCCCCAACGAGGGCCGGGCCGGTCGCGGACTGACGCTGCTGCCCGGTCTGGTGATCGCGATCGAGCCGAGCCTGATGGCCGGCGGCGGCGACAAGTACTACATGGCCGACGACGGATGGTCGTTGTGCACCAAGGACGGCAGCCGCAGCGTCCACGTGGAGCACACCGTGGCCATCACCGAGGACGGCCCGCGCATCCTGACCCTGCCCTGA
- the argS gene encoding arginine--tRNA ligase: protein MTPEQLSTAVRDVLTAAVDAGEIALPDGVPTQVTIERPRNRDHGDYATNVALQLAKKAGTNPRALAELLAARLREVAGVEAVDIAGPGFLNITVSAAAQGELARTIVEAGDAYGRGDALAGITIDVEFISANPTGPLHLGHVRWAAVGDALARVLEAAGATVTREFYINDRGGQMDKFGASIMARAHGEPVPEDGYHGEYVAELARAVVDAEPDVLNQPRDQQLVTFREEGYRLQLAEQQRQLEEFRTRFDVWYSERSLHDNGRVEHALDVLHKQGHLFEADGALWMRTTDFGDDKDRVLRRGNGEYTYFAADAAYYVDKRERGFDICIYLLGADHHGYIGRLKALAACAGDDPDRNIEIPIGQLVKIVKDGQELRLSKRAGTMLTLGQVVEAAGVDALRYSLCRYPADSPLTLDVAQITKQTSDNPVFYVQYAHARLDSILRNAADLGVDKSELRPELLDHERESVLLGALAEFPRVVATAAELREPHRVARFLEDTASTFHKFYDTCRVLPMGDEDVTDVHRARLWLVEATKVVLANGLGMLGVVAPDRM, encoded by the coding sequence GTGACTCCCGAGCAACTCTCCACCGCGGTCCGTGACGTCCTCACCGCCGCCGTCGACGCAGGTGAGATCGCCCTGCCCGACGGCGTGCCCACCCAGGTGACGATCGAGCGACCGCGTAACCGCGACCACGGTGACTACGCCACCAACGTCGCCCTGCAGCTGGCCAAGAAGGCCGGCACCAACCCGCGCGCCCTGGCCGAACTGCTGGCGGCCCGGCTGCGCGAGGTCGCCGGGGTCGAGGCGGTCGACATCGCCGGGCCGGGGTTCCTGAACATCACGGTGTCCGCCGCCGCCCAGGGCGAGCTGGCCCGCACCATCGTCGAGGCTGGTGACGCCTATGGCCGCGGTGACGCGCTGGCCGGCATCACCATCGACGTCGAGTTCATCTCCGCCAACCCCACCGGCCCGCTGCACCTCGGCCACGTCCGGTGGGCCGCCGTCGGCGACGCCCTGGCCCGCGTGCTGGAGGCGGCCGGCGCCACCGTCACTCGCGAGTTCTACATCAACGACCGCGGCGGCCAGATGGACAAGTTCGGCGCGTCCATCATGGCGCGTGCCCACGGCGAGCCCGTGCCCGAGGACGGCTACCACGGCGAGTACGTCGCCGAACTCGCGCGGGCCGTCGTCGACGCCGAACCCGATGTCCTGAACCAGCCGCGCGACCAGCAGCTGGTCACCTTCCGCGAGGAGGGGTACCGGCTGCAGCTCGCCGAACAGCAGCGCCAGCTCGAGGAGTTCCGCACCCGCTTCGACGTCTGGTACTCCGAGCGCAGCCTGCACGACAACGGCCGGGTCGAGCACGCCCTGGACGTGCTGCACAAGCAGGGGCACCTGTTCGAGGCCGACGGCGCGCTGTGGATGCGCACCACCGACTTCGGCGACGACAAGGACCGCGTCCTGCGCCGCGGCAACGGCGAATACACGTACTTCGCCGCCGACGCCGCGTACTACGTCGACAAGCGTGAACGCGGCTTCGACATCTGCATCTACCTGCTGGGCGCGGACCACCACGGTTACATCGGCAGGCTCAAGGCGCTGGCCGCGTGCGCCGGCGACGACCCCGACCGCAACATCGAGATCCCGATCGGCCAGCTGGTCAAGATCGTCAAGGACGGCCAGGAGCTGCGGCTGTCCAAGCGCGCCGGCACCATGCTGACGCTCGGACAGGTGGTCGAGGCCGCCGGCGTCGACGCGTTGCGCTACTCGCTGTGCCGCTACCCGGCCGACTCGCCGCTGACACTCGACGTCGCCCAGATCACCAAGCAGACGTCGGACAACCCGGTGTTCTACGTGCAGTACGCGCATGCACGCCTGGACTCCATCCTGCGCAACGCCGCGGACCTGGGCGTCGACAAGTCCGAGCTGCGCCCGGAGCTGCTCGACCACGAACGCGAATCGGTGCTGCTGGGCGCACTGGCGGAGTTCCCGAGGGTGGTGGCGACGGCGGCGGAACTGCGTGAGCCGCACCGGGTCGCGCGCTTTCTGGAAGACACGGCGAGCACGTTCCACAAGTTCTACGACACCTGCCGCGTCCTCCCCATGGGCGACGAGGACGTCACCGATGTCCACCGCGCCCGGCTCTGGCTGGTCGAGGCCACCAAGGTGGTCCTGGCCAACGGCCTGGGCATGCTCGGCGTCGTCGCACCGGATCGGATGTAG
- the lysA gene encoding diaminopimelate decarboxylase encodes MHAHEAGALHAEAGHRGPSWLRTPDDVNDLYPGLWAQAVSRGDDGVLRVAGVDVGTLAEEFGTPLYVIDEDDFRARARAFRDAFGAVLGGAEVYYAGKAFLSVAVARWVAEEGLNLDVCSGGELAVALRAGFPAGRIGLHGNNKSVPELARALDAGVGRIIVDSFDEIGRVSQLAAERGVTARVMVRTKVGVEAHTHEYIATAHEDQKFGFSIASGEAAEAIRQVLAAPNVELLGLHSHIGSQIYDTAGFEVAARRVLRLQADIRDEHGVEPPELDLGGGFGIAYTSQDDPQPPAELAAGMAEIVAHECAGYGLALPRLSVEPGRAIAGPSAFTLYEVGTVKSVPLDGGASRRYVAVDGGMSDNIRTALYDADYSCTLASRASDAVPVLSRVVGKHCESGDIVVKDEFLPGDVAPGDLIAVPGTGAYCRSMANTYNHVPRSAVVAVRDGAARLIMRRETEDDLLALDVG; translated from the coding sequence ATGCACGCACACGAAGCCGGCGCGCTGCACGCGGAAGCCGGCCACCGCGGGCCGTCCTGGCTGCGCACCCCCGACGACGTCAATGACCTCTACCCGGGGCTGTGGGCCCAGGCCGTGTCCCGGGGCGACGACGGCGTGCTGCGGGTGGCCGGCGTCGACGTCGGAACGCTCGCCGAGGAGTTCGGTACGCCGCTGTACGTCATCGACGAGGACGACTTCCGGGCCCGGGCGCGCGCCTTCCGGGACGCGTTCGGCGCGGTGCTGGGCGGCGCCGAGGTGTACTACGCCGGCAAGGCGTTCCTCAGCGTCGCCGTCGCCCGGTGGGTCGCCGAGGAGGGCCTCAACCTCGACGTCTGCTCCGGCGGTGAGCTGGCGGTGGCACTGCGGGCAGGCTTCCCGGCCGGACGGATCGGGTTGCACGGCAACAACAAGTCGGTGCCTGAGCTGGCCCGGGCGCTGGACGCCGGCGTCGGTCGCATCATCGTCGACTCCTTCGACGAGATCGGCCGGGTCTCGCAGCTGGCAGCCGAGCGCGGCGTGACCGCGCGGGTCATGGTGCGCACCAAAGTCGGCGTCGAGGCGCACACCCACGAGTACATCGCGACCGCGCACGAGGACCAGAAGTTCGGCTTCTCCATCGCCAGCGGCGAAGCGGCCGAGGCGATCCGACAGGTGCTGGCGGCGCCGAACGTCGAGCTACTGGGCCTGCACTCGCACATCGGCTCGCAGATCTACGACACCGCCGGCTTCGAGGTGGCCGCCCGCCGCGTGCTGCGGCTGCAGGCCGACATCCGCGACGAACACGGCGTCGAGCCGCCCGAGCTCGACCTCGGCGGCGGCTTCGGCATCGCCTACACCAGCCAGGACGACCCCCAGCCGCCGGCCGAGCTCGCGGCCGGGATGGCCGAGATCGTGGCACACGAGTGCGCCGGCTACGGGCTGGCGCTGCCCCGGCTGAGCGTGGAGCCGGGCCGGGCCATAGCCGGGCCCTCCGCGTTCACGCTCTACGAGGTCGGAACCGTGAAGTCGGTGCCGCTCGACGGCGGTGCCTCCCGCCGGTACGTCGCCGTCGACGGCGGCATGAGCGACAACATCCGCACCGCACTCTACGACGCGGACTACTCGTGCACGCTGGCGTCCCGGGCCTCCGACGCGGTGCCGGTGCTGTCCCGCGTCGTCGGCAAGCACTGCGAGAGCGGCGACATCGTCGTCAAGGACGAGTTCCTCCCCGGCGACGTCGCACCCGGCGACCTCATCGCCGTCCCCGGCACCGGCGCGTACTGCCGCAGCATGGCCAACACGTACAACCACGTGCCGCGCTCGGCCGTCGTCGCCGTCCGCGACGGCGCCGCCCGGCTCATCATGCGCCGCGAGACCGAGGACGACCTCCTGGCACTGGACGTCGGCTGA
- a CDS encoding U32 family peptidase, whose amino-acid sequence MTQLAPADLLARTGLPGTDAYDLPASALRFADGAEYRVEIPSVEGPACLDAVLEAARELEVPVTRVSQGTGVGLMTDAELDRMAATAAAADIEVSLFARPCAGWDTSAMARSSAGSVLAPTTRGQDQLAAVVDEIVRAAEHGIRSVLIADIGALDVFGRLRAAGDLPADMQAKTSVMLPASNAATARVLEDLGANTINVPTDLTLPQLAAIRAAVAVPLDVYVEAPDNVGGFVRHYEIARIVEIAAPVHVKFGLRNAPDVYPAGTHLEATTVALSRERVRRARLGLDLLARHRPTSVGSRPGATGLAIPIIP is encoded by the coding sequence TTGACGCAGCTCGCGCCCGCCGACCTGCTGGCGCGGACCGGGCTGCCCGGAACGGACGCCTACGACCTGCCGGCTTCGGCGCTGCGGTTCGCCGACGGGGCCGAGTACCGGGTCGAGATCCCAAGCGTCGAGGGTCCGGCGTGCCTCGACGCCGTCCTCGAAGCGGCACGTGAGCTCGAGGTTCCGGTCACCCGAGTGTCGCAGGGCACCGGGGTCGGGCTGATGACCGACGCGGAGCTGGACCGGATGGCCGCCACTGCCGCGGCGGCCGACATCGAGGTCAGCCTGTTCGCCCGGCCGTGTGCCGGCTGGGACACGTCGGCCATGGCGCGATCCTCGGCCGGTTCGGTGCTCGCGCCGACCACCCGCGGGCAGGACCAGCTCGCCGCCGTCGTCGACGAGATCGTCCGCGCCGCCGAGCACGGCATCCGCAGTGTCCTCATCGCCGACATCGGCGCACTCGACGTCTTCGGGCGGCTACGCGCGGCCGGCGATCTACCGGCGGACATGCAGGCGAAGACGTCGGTGATGCTGCCGGCGTCGAATGCGGCGACCGCCCGCGTCCTGGAAGACCTCGGCGCGAACACCATCAACGTCCCGACCGACCTGACACTGCCGCAGTTGGCCGCGATCCGCGCCGCCGTCGCCGTCCCGCTCGACGTCTACGTGGAAGCACCGGACAACGTCGGTGGTTTCGTACGGCACTACGAGATCGCCCGCATCGTCGAGATCGCCGCACCCGTGCACGTGAAGTTCGGCCTGCGCAACGCCCCTGACGTGTACCCGGCCGGCACCCACCTGGAGGCGACGACGGTGGCGCTGAGCCGGGAGAGAGTGCGCCGGGCCCGGCTCGGCCTCGACCTGTTGGCCCGGCATCGCCCGACGTCGGTGGGGTCCCGCCCGGGAGCGACCGGTCTCGCGATCCCGATCATCCCATGA